In Struthio camelus isolate bStrCam1 chromosome 20, bStrCam1.hap1, whole genome shotgun sequence, the DNA window cGAAGGGGAAGGGGAGTTTCGGAGCAAAGCTGGGCCAGCAAGGGCCAGTAAATCCATTGCTCTGCAGCGATAAATCAAAGCCGGCAGAAGTGGCACGGTGCTTCGGGAAGGGGGTCGGGGGGGCGAAGCTGCTGAGCGAAGCAGAGGAGTCCAGCGGAGGAACCGGGGCAGAGCAGCACGATAAAAACACGCGTGTAACGAGGCCGTGGTTGAAGCGCGGTAACCGCGTGCCTTCTCGTaacttatttaaaagtaaaaggcAGCGCTTCCCTGGCAGGGCTGGGGTCAGCGCGCGcgcccgggctgctccgcgcCGTCTCCAGCCGGCAGAGCGGAGCCTGCCGCCGGGCTGCGacgccgggcgccggcgggggcgacCGCGGCCGACGCGCTCTGCTAAAACCAGTGCTCCAGGCAGCTCGTGAGAGCTTCACGGGGAGGAGAGGCTCTGCCCGATGCAGCCGaacggggagggaaggggaggtaacggggggggggggggaacggacgGGAAATAACCGCCTGGAGTACGGCGGCGGCTGGGAGCAAAGGGAAAGGCCCGTTCCTTCCCCGCGAGGCCATTGCACGCGGGGCTCAGGGTCGCCCGTCCCATGCCTTGGCAACCCGCACCCACCGCGGGGCCTCCCCGGGGGCGACAGCCAGACCCCAGCGCCTCGGAGAGCCCAACCGCCCACCAAACCACGCGCGGAGCCCGTCTCGTTTTGGCACGGCCAGGGTGGGTGGCAGAGCGGCGCTCTGGAAGACACCCGGCCGCTGGGACGCTCTGTAAAGCGCCCCgctgtccttcccttccctcGCCCCCGTGGCACCTCCGCTCGCGGGCTCCGCCTGGTCCTTCCTCCCCGCAGAGCggagccgcagccccgcgcgcGCCACGGCTGCAGCAGATCCCGGAAAGCCCAGTGCAACCTCTGCAGAGAAAGAGCCCGATTTAATCAGGTCCAGGGGACTCGCGCGAGGGGCTCACGCGTTACAGCTGGGTCCCCCAGCGCTGGTTTCAGCAGCGCAGGTAGCAACCTTTATCACAGGGCTGGATTTTAGcataaaaatgctaaaatgcgcccggggaggggggtgactgctgggaaagcagctcAGCATTGCCCGGTTTGCAGGCAAGTTTCCTGCCGAATTAGAGCTCCCGCTGGAAAACACTGCGTTGCCACCCCCTTCTCGGGAGGGCAGTTTTGAGCGGAGCCTAAGCTCAGGAGCACCACCCACCCGCGTGTCTAGGGCGGACGAACAGCAGCAGGACCAGCGGGTCGAGCCGGGAGCACCGCTCGCAGCAAGCAGCCGGGGCTGGGATTCACCCTTGGACcgggggaggctcgggggggcccgTGCGCTCTGCAGGGTCGGCCTGCTCTTCTGGGTGCAAGTGTGATGCCACAAAGCCTCTCTTCAGAGGTGACACAGAGCTTAGtgtattctcctctctcttcaatCATGGAAGGATTAACGTCAAAGCAGGGAACAGGCTGTCAGCGCGCTCCAGCTCATCTCCAGGCGCGGGCAAATGCTCCCACAGGCCTGGGAGTGCTACTTGCCCAGCAGCATTTCTGCAAGGCAGGCTGCCTCACTGGGCAgtgggttttaattttttttttttggagaaaaagaatgaCAAACACTGACCACATTTTACACCTTATGACAAGCAACTTCTCAGCAAAGCCGCAGCTAAAGGGCAGGATGACATTAAAGGAAAACTTAAGAGTGAACATTGTAATTTCCAAGACacaaaaactcaaacaaaaacacaaacacagctATTTTTCCTCCAGAGCACTCTCACTTTCAAGCTCAACAGCCTTGAAAATTGGAGCAATCAAACTGTTAAATGCATTGATCTGTTAAATCAACTCCAACTGTAGCTGGCTAAATTTAGCCTTTAATCCCTCTCTCTCACTTCCAACACTGCAGATCCAGGGGCTTTCCCCAGCCAGGTCAACcgacctctgccttcctctgatACCAAGGACTATCCCCTAAGCAAGCAGACATGAAAACCATCAGAAATGATTGTATTTAGGGACAGGTTAAGCTTCTCTGTCTTTCCTCAGCTCACAGCTGTTACTTGTATTCAAGTCTTGGTGCTAGAAATGTAAATCAAGAGCAGCCTGGACTTAGATTTTTGCCAAGGGACACTGTCACAAAACAACCATCAACCCCTTGCTGTTTTGCATGTGTTCACAGACCACCACCAGCTTTGTTGAAAAGTAGTCTGGGACTTGCTAAACGCAGGCCATTAATTAAATTTATACTTGCCAACAACATCCTCCTGCTCTTCTTTTCATCTTCCTTATGCTAATTTAGAAGCGGCACGATGCAATCTCAGTCACAGCAAGACAAGCCTTCTGATGAGCCTTGTTCTCATGCTCGACGAGGGATCAGGTCCCTGCGTCAGACCTGTCAGGTTTCACCAGGGACTTGAGGAGAGGAGCAGGCAGAAATTAGGCAACCCGGGTCCTAACCTTGCTATGTCACAGAGCGGTTGCATGACCTGGTGCACACACGGCTCTCACTTTGATCTGCCTTTGTTTCCTTCTCATCCTTTTTTGCTGTCTGTTTAGCACCTTCATTATTCAAGGCAGAGTCTGTCTCATTTTAGACGCTACTTGGTACTAGTGTAAGTATCCTAGTAAAGTCCCTCCATTAAAATTCGCTGGAAAGGCCCAAGGTAGTCTGAAAACAGGAAATAGAGACGGACTCTTGGAAACGTTATCTCAACTTTTTAAGACAGAAAACCTGCAAACTGAGAGCACTGTGGCTGTATGGCCTGTCAACATCTCAACTGAGCTCAGTGGGAAGCTCTTTGCTCCTGGCCTGTGCTCAGAGCATCACGCTAAGCGTGCCTCAGACAGCCGCTGCACCGCTAGGGATCAGGGAGGGAGCACTCAGAACTGCTCCAGAAGAGAAACTCACCGCTCATTTCACAGCACAGAAGGGGAAAAACCTAGTGGCaactgaaatacagaatacaAACTGAATTAACAACCGTATTTGGAAGAAAAGTTTAAAGTCAAATCCATGACTTAAATCTCATTCAAGACAACAACGTCTTTGCCTTGAAACAGGTGACAACACGGTCTTTTACtctgtgcatttttgtttttgtttttaaaaactttcccAAGTTTTCAGAGCTAGGTCAAAAGGACCTAGCAACTCGCTGCCGCCTGTTTCTGAGCAGCCTGGTGTCCCAAAAGGCCCCGAGGAACCACTTGAACAGGGAATGCCTCTTTTCAAGTGCAAGCGTCTAGGGAGAGGTAACCGCGTTTGAAAAGCCTTGTTAATAGACAAACACAAGTTTTCCTCAAcgttgatttatttttaaatatactacGCAAGAGAGAccggaataaaaaataaatcaaaaaaatgaaaaacagaaagagaggaggaagaattgAAAGTCATGTACAGAAACAATCTGTACTGGACCAAAATAAAGGGGAAACAACCCCCTTAAGTATCACAGAGATGAAGGACAGAGCTATTTACACACTGTATAAAAGACAAGTCTACAAAAGTGTGTAATAACGAGATACAAACGTATAATATAGTGGCACAATATGTTATCAAAGTAAAAACAGTACCTCCGGGAAAGAGACAGTCCAGGGATTTTTTCTCTTACGTTTTTAAAGGCAGCCTGTGGCAGAagtgtgtattttcttttaaacatttatCATGTGTTAAGTCACAGCTGTTTGTGAGGGCGAGAAGTGGCGTGAACACACAAAAGAGTGAACTACTGGAAATCATATACAAAACAAACAgttccaaagagaaaagaataaaatacaattgAAGGCAATTAGTGTTTAAGATACACAATAGGGGTCACAAGAGTTACAGGTGGAACGGGACAtggaaaaatgtttctctctctcttgtttgGAACTGTTAAAAGGAGTTAAATTGCACTGTTAATAGCCCTAAACCTTGTTCTTTCACTATTGTCACAAGTCACAGTTAGTTCCCAGTCGTGTTGCATTAGTTGGGAAGGTCACAGGACCTTGGAAAGGcagcccaggagtcctgctgtcAGCGTTTTGTGGCAGTGTCCTTGGGAGAGGCACCCAAGAGAAGTGTCTGCAGTCTTCACAGATCCTCGTTTGATGCTGGATGGAACTACACGGGCATGAAGGTAACTGGTGGTTTCAACCCCCAGAGTACTGGCATTTCAGCTCTTCAATGGGATTTAGCATTGGCACAGAAAGGGAGGTGTTGCGGGCCCCCAAAGCACAGGACTCCGTGGGAGCGCGGAAGGCAGGTCTGATACAGCTCTTACCTCTGCTCGTGGCTCCTCTGGAGCTCATAGAATAGAAGTGGCTGGAAATTCAGCTAGACATACAGCAGTTCTTGCCCATCTGCGATGTGCAAACTCAGCTGAAACAGCCGCTGGAGGCACAGCGGTATCTTCAAACTCATCCTAAGCTCTCTCCCCCTGCTGCAACCTTTCTGTCCCTCGCTGAGCGATGCAGTCATTCCTTGCTCAGCACCAGCGTACTGCTCTGAGACGAGCTCCGCAACCCTCCACCCCAGCTGATATTAAATATCACAGGAGTATGACAGcaatgcctttcttcttcagacCTTCTCCAGTCCTTTATCACTACCAAGAGAGGTCCACAAACAGGCTCCTGTGCCACTACGTTAGTGGGTGCTGTGTGTAAAATTCTGAACCCAAGCAATTCATCTGGGCTCAACAACATCACGAAATTGCTGAAAACACAGCTATGAAGGGCAGCAGGTGGAATCACAGGAAGAATTTGGGTAAACATCACTTGTAGTGTTCTGTCAttaaaaagttacattaaaaagttacattaaaaatttccctccctcccctcccaagcTCCAAATCTGTTGCATTAATGTCCGGTAAATGTCCGACTCAGGCCAGTGTTATGTGCTGCAACTCCTGCAAGAAAAGCGGTGGGTATATTGCTATTCAAACGCTCATCCTTGTGTACAGTGGGGCAGAGAGAGGGAATGAAAATGCAGTAGAAAGTCCTCCAGAGGAGGACAGCATCTCAGTGTCCACCAGTCTCACTTCAGTCATAACGGTCTGTCCAgaacaataaaatattaataaaaaggcATAGTGTGACATCAGCATTTAGACTTGTAGTCCACAAGGCAAGAACTCCACAGATAAGACGATTGTGAGTATATGATACACAGGGAACCTGGGTTAAGAGGGTAGAAAGTGCCTCTTGAACACAGCCCTGCTCTTTGGAGCTGGGGCATCCATTAGCAGTCTGTGTCTTTTGCACATCCCTAACCTGAAGGCCCCGCTCCTTTGTCAGTCCACACATGCTGTCATTCTCTCCACAGTTGGCTTTGGCccattgtgatttttgtttttttaacttggcTTCTGCTACCTCTGAACAATGTCGCTGATTTCTTTCACCGAACTGAGAAGTTTGCTAAAGTCCTGGGTGGCTGCAGGACCACTGCCAGCTGTGGCTGGGCAGATCTGAAGCTCCCGTAGGTTATTCTCCAGCTTATTGATGGCCTCCCGAAAGGCAAATTTGTTCCTCATCTGCTGAATGGAGTCCACATAACTCACACAGAAGGTGTAGAGGTTCTTGCCAGCCTCCAAGACAGCGCTGTGGCTTGCCATTTGTTCAGAGTTCTTGCTGATGGCGATCCGTAGAGCCTCAGTGCTTTCCAATACCACTCCTTTAGTGATGGTGCCACTGGCAATCCTCTCTGGGGGCTGCCGGGTCTTCCGCAGTGAGACTCTGGTGGATATGAGAGGGATGAAGGCTGTGGATGATGGCTGGTCCCCGCCAGGGGCAGAGGGTACAGATGAGGAAGAGGCAGCTGGGGTTGCTGTGCTCATCAGCAGCTTTGTAGAGGACTGTGGCTTTGGTACGGCGGGGATCCCCAGCTTTTTCACACCTTCCCCTGACTGGTTTGGCTTGACAGCATCACTGCTCACAGCATCTGCAACCTGAGTCAACTGTTTGGATTTAGGACCAGAAACCacatctgctgctgcttcatGGCTGGGACTGTGAGAAACTTTTCCAGGCTTCCCAATGGAGGACGAAGAGAGCGGAAGCGGAGGGGCTGGTTTCAGCTTTGATAGCTTCCCTTTGTCCTTCCCTGCTGACTCCGAGGTCTGCTTGAGCCTCCTCATCCGTGGCTCCTCAGTAGAAGCCTTGCTGGCACCTGCAAACCCAGCAGAGTTGGGTTTGGCAGCAGAACCTTGGTCCATTGTCACAGTGGTACCTAAGGCACTGGATTTGACTCCATCATCCTTGTGGAGCACGCTGGAGGAAGGAGGGGCAGCAGGTTGCCTACGGCCAAGTTTTGGCGTCAGAGTGGGAGGGCTGGAGCCAGGACTTGACTCTGCATCTCTGAACACATCATCAGTGGTCTCTTCGTTTTTCTTAAGCAGCCGTGGAGGAGGGGTCACTGTTCCCCTGACAGCAGTGTCGGTCTTGGCTTCATTTGCCCGCTTCCGAGGCAGCGCTGGCTTTTCACTTTTGTGCCCACCAAAGGTGGAGGAATCAAACTGGCGCCCCGTGGACTGCAAATCCCGAGGCAGAGTCACAGATTTCCACTCTGTGTCCTTTGCTCCGTGGGGCACACAGGAGGCTGAGCAGGAACGTAGGAAACGCTTGCTGGAGTTGGAACTACTCTCCTCGTCACCAGCCACTCCCCGGCTGATGCTCATCGTGCTGGACTTCTTCCGTAAGTGGGGAGATAAAAACCCAGAGTTCCCAGCAACAACCCCATTGGTGACACCAGCCCCATTGCTTGGGCTCTGAAACTTGGAGGGGTCAGCTGAGTCTGTTGGAGGCGCAACGAAAGCTCCATTGCCAGcatccctgccctcctcctcccctcccgccttgCGATCTGAGTGGCCGTCCATCTCTCTGAAGGAACTGCTCCTTTTTGGAGGGGTAGGGGccgtcttcttcttcttcttgataAGGGCACTGAAGAGGTTGGGTTTTTTGTCTTTTGGGAGCAACCTCTCATCTTCATTCAAACTGCTTTCCATGGCCACCCTTTCCTTCCGTGGAAGCAAGGGAGAAATGGCAGGTTCATGCTCCAGAGGGTCTGCAAGGCAACAGAAAAGAGACTACTGAGTTTTGCTTCAAGAGACAGAACAATCTGTTTTCCTCCAGGATCAAACCACTGCAGCACCTCCAAAAAGGTGCAGGCTCTGTAAATAGAGAGCCAACTTCAGACCAGGAGTAAAGCAAGTACAGCTGCACTGAAGCCTGGAGTGAATGTGGTCCCTAATCTTGCCTGCATTCATTTTTGAAGCGGTCCATATAGATCTTAGTTGCCAACCTAAGCAACCTCCTCTCCCAATAGGTTTCTGATTTAAATAGCAATGTACAAATACAAAATGTTTATGTTTTCCCACCATCACACGTGGAGGCTTGTCTAAACTTGACTGTGTGAAGTGGATAACTATTGAGAGGCCTTTTCTTTAGTGCCTGTGCCATTGCTGTCTTTGGAACAGCTGACCCCCAAATTAATAAGGCTCCTCTGTAACCCATCTCAGTCCTCAGTCTCCCGGTTCATTTAGATTCTGATAATCAAAACCTCCTTTCCTGATGTCATCCTTTGCAGGGAAGTGGAATAACTTTTTCACAAGCAGAAATGAAGACTCCCTCTGACAGCTGAACAATTCCGGTTGCCTCACTGTGAAGACAGTCAGCCTCATATAGTAATGGAGGAAAGTGAGAGGAACAGCCTCCTTCAGCTCCAGAAGGAAATGATGGGATGACTCTTTCTCCACTTACAGGaggtatttaaaaatgtatagaagTTTATAATAAATTTATATTGAGTCCTGAAGGTCCCTGTATTTGACTGACAGGAGGTCTCATTCCCAGGTCAGGCACTCAGATGGCTCTCTAATTCGAGAGAGGAATGCCTTCAGGGCAGCATATACATTTACAGCTCGAGTAGGCAGTAAGAAGGGAGATGAAGCAGCTGTAGAGGGAAAGCAGGTCGCTTCTCAGTCACATATCGGTGAGCGTCGCGTTAAGTGTGGGATTTTGCTTGAGGAGGGGGAACTTCAAGAAAAATAGCTGTGTACTTTGGGGGGACGGCATGCTTCCACAGACCACGCACATTTAAACTACTCATACAGGTCAACTAATGTTGATCTGGACAACCAGAAGAGCTCCCAGAGCACTTTGGGAGGCCATGGCCTTACTGTGTCTAGACATAGTGGAGCTGCGCAGATCCAGAGAAAACTAGCAGCTTTCACTGAGGATCTGCTTCCAGCTGCAGGACTTGCTATGGAAACATTGACAATTAAAGGGGAAACGGCAATAAAACTTTAATGtgagatattttctttcataataaAGAGTGAAATAATTCTCAGCATAATGTAAAAATCATATTATTCCTGCTGCATTTGAATTTCACAAAGCCattaagtatttcaaaataagttattttacttCAAAGCTTGTAATACTAAGCAATTACATTTCCTATATATGGCAGGCCAGATTTACCACTGGTCTTTAACAGTGTTGTATTAATTGGGTTATAGCAAATAAATACAGGCATACTGTGCTCATTTTTCATGACTTTTTCCCTAAGAAATAGAAGACTCTCTGTATTTTCATTAGAAGATTAAGTCACTTTTTATAATCAGTATGTTCCCAAGCCCTTCTGCACGTAACCTTCCTTTCTAAGTCACCGATACTAATACTTTCTTTTCCCAACACTTTAcatttccacctttttttcctttttcgtCTAGATGCCCTTTCTGCTACTGAAACATGTAGTACTAGGTAGCTTTGTCATTACACAAAAGATAACAGAGATATAAATGGTCAGAGAAGGCACTTTTACCGGGAGCCAGAAAAGACCAACACACctgcaaaactgtattttgttttaccttgttttttttcaagtgaactgGATACCAATCTACGGTCTAAATTCAGTGTTTAAACATCGCTTTCATTACCTCAGAAAGGAAGTGCTTTAACAAATTGATTGAGAGTTTAATTTCATGGAAGATACTGTAAATACCTCTGTGTCCCTTGCCGCATTTGTATTTGGTACCTGCCAAAAGTAATACTCTTCAGTGCTGCAAGCACAAACCTGGTGTGATGGAACAGTGAAGGAACCTCCCTTATGGGGCTTGCTAAACCCGAGCAATCGTCCTGCTTTAAGTTATGCAGCGTGGTGGTGTAGAGGCTCGAACACAGCAGATTACGCAGCACTCAGCTGCAGTGGGAGATCCCACTGATAGCTCCCTACCAGGGAAGAGAATATGATCAGTGAGCTCTGTGCTCGGGCTCTGGTCTACAGGGAACTGTAGGCAACAGCCATTAAGTTAAAAGAACTTCTAGGGCTTTTCTAAGCAACGGCAGGTATAGCATCCGTCTCTCAGTTAGCTAAGGATTCACACTCCTGGCTGCTGTGTGTTTGTATCTAGTCCCAAGATTAACAACCTATCTTTCtgcaaaaaatgataaaaagagtTTTCAATCCAGGAAAGCAAACCCAGCAGCCTGTTGCCTGGAAACACAGTACTTGTCCAGAAAGTCAGCTGTCATTAGACGGGTCTTTTTCTAGGTGATGACCCAGAGCTGGccatatattttgttttccctctgcattTCCTGAAGGAATAATGACTTTAAATAAAACTTACCACATTCCCCCTGGCCTCGAGCATGTGCTGTCTCCAAGCTCTCGTTGGCATCTTTGCTTTCAGCAGCTCTCCTTGATGTTCGTGTTTTGGTAGGTAACTCTGGGGCTTGGAGGAAGTTACTCACTACACTCCTCATGCCCTTCTTTCCCAATTCCTTCTCCACCTCTGCcgtgcacagaagaaaaaataaaaaagatcacTACCATCAAAATAAGATAAAACCTATCGAGCTGCTCTGAGTTAAcagcacaaaagaaaagcaaagagcacAAAGGTTCCTGAAGGCTGTTGAGCCATTTGGCTCTTTAAAATCAGACACATGCCTACACACAGAAAAAGCCCACATGTAAATGCGTCTCCCTGCATTCTGCATAGTTTATTGCAGGTAGTACAACGCATGACCGAGTTTCACTGCAAAGCAGCCTGTGAAGTTATCTAAAAGGAGCTGCATGCAGAGTTAAGGATGCAGTTACCCCTTGTCCCATCTCTACAAATGGCAAAGAGGGAACCAGACCTACCATCCGATATGCTGGATTCCTGAAACATCGTTTCAAAGGCCTGATGGATCTCGGCAAATGAGGGCCTATCTGAAGGGCTCCACTGCCAGCCTGAAATAACAACAACACTCAAAATCTCCAGCCAGCCTTACAGACATTCATTACATTACACCAGGAGGAACTAGCTATCACAGTCCCCTTTTTATAAAAGGGGCGAGATAAAATATCGCCACAGAAATCTGATTTGAAGGGTGTTGGGCATCTACAACCACCACTGAGCTGAAGTAACTGTAGGTGCTgagcacctctgggaaggaaaaaaaaaaaaaaaatcacaccctaAGTCACACATTACAAGGCCACACTGGAAGAGCAACACTCAATCCCTTAAGAAGCCTAATGAAGCTCCTCCTTCATCCTCAGAGCACAAGCTTTTCTTTAAACTGTCATAAAACAGGAGATAAAGAAAACATTGAGCTGAAAACCAAATCTCTCCCATAGGCCTATGTGCTCCCAGTAGAAAGAAGAGCTGGCTTCATAGTGTTTTCATCCTCCAGGCAAAGCAGTTTTAACCAAGCACTTCCACACGGCATTGCATCTTCCCTGGAACTGCAGAGGGTTCCTCGTGCCTTGCTGTATGTGACCAGATCTGGGCACTTTTAGTGCCTCTCTGCAGAGATGAAAGCAGCATTTGCGTTTGTAGGGCTTTACAATACTTACACGCTCTCATGAGCTCGTAAACTTTCTCAGGACAGCCTTCGGGGCGCTCCATACGGTAATCCTTCTCCAACAGCTCGTAGACCTGAGACAGGTCAATCCCAGGGTAAGGGGACATGCCGTACGTCGCAATTTCCCACAGCAGAACGCCAAAGGCTGCAGTGAAGAAATCAATAAGCTTTGTTTTCACCTTAAATTTGAGAGGATGTTCAGTGGGAATAGTCAGTAAACAGCGCTGCACACTTAAACCAGGTCTGGGTGGCTCGGATCCCATGCTCAACAGCAGCCAAAATGTTAAAGCAGCGTAACAAGCCTCTTCGTCAGCACAGACGAGTCTCCCGCGATACGACAGGGCAGAATTAGACTAATTTTCAATGTATCAGTTGTCTCAACCTGAACGCCCCGAGATCCTTCAAGTCCTATTAAAGGCACAATTAAGAGACTTCACAGCGGATTAGCTGAAACTGTTTCCCTGCTGCACTGCAGTCTCTCTGTCAATTTGACAGCTCCTCTCATCTCCAGCCGCTCCCGAGATGACTCGCACGCTGCGGCAGCGCAGTGTTTTCGGGGTGCCCTCTTTCACCTGCAGCGTGATCTAGAGAGGAAACCCGGGACCCAGCAGTGGCTGCCAATAAGACAAGGATGGGGCAAGATGTTTTGACCATGGGGAAAGCTGAACGGGAAGCACAACGGGCAATTCAGAAAGGTCCTTCACACAGGCGAGGCAAGCAAGCCCCAGAGCTTGACCGGG includes these proteins:
- the ABL1 gene encoding tyrosine-protein kinase ABL1 isoform X1 encodes the protein MGQQPGKVLGDQRRPSLPALHFIKGAGKKESSRHGGPHCNVFVEHEALQRPVVSDFEPQGLSEAARWNSKENLLSCPSENDPHLFVALYDFVASGDNTLSITKGEKLRVLGYNHNGEWCEAQTKNGQGWVPSNYITPVNSLEKHSWYHGPVSRNAAEYLLSSGINGSFLVRESESSPGQRSISLRYEGRVYHYRINTASDGKLYVSSESRFNTLAELVHHHSTVADGLITTLHYPAPKRNKPTIYGVSPNYDKWEIERTDITMKHKLGGGQYGEVYEGVWKKYNLTVAVKTLKEDTMEVEEFLKEAAVMKEIKHPNLVQLLGVCTREPPFYIITEFMTYGNLLDYLRECNRQEVNAVVLLYMATQISSAMEYLEKKNFIHRDLAARNCLVGENHLVKVADFGLSRLMTGDTYTAHAGAKFPIKWTAPESLAYNKFSIKSDVWAFGVLLWEIATYGMSPYPGIDLSQVYELLEKDYRMERPEGCPEKVYELMRACWQWSPSDRPSFAEIHQAFETMFQESSISDEVEKELGKKGMRSVVSNFLQAPELPTKTRTSRRAAESKDANESLETAHARGQGECDPLEHEPAISPLLPRKERVAMESSLNEDERLLPKDKKPNLFSALIKKKKKTAPTPPKRSSSFREMDGHSDRKAGGEEEGRDAGNGAFVAPPTDSADPSKFQSPSNGAGVTNGVVAGNSGFLSPHLRKKSSTMSISRGVAGDEESSSNSSKRFLRSCSASCVPHGAKDTEWKSVTLPRDLQSTGRQFDSSTFGGHKSEKPALPRKRANEAKTDTAVRGTVTPPPRLLKKNEETTDDVFRDAESSPGSSPPTLTPKLGRRQPAAPPSSSVLHKDDGVKSSALGTTVTMDQGSAAKPNSAGFAGASKASTEEPRMRRLKQTSESAGKDKGKLSKLKPAPPLPLSSSSIGKPGKVSHSPSHEAAADVVSGPKSKQLTQVADAVSSDAVKPNQSGEGVKKLGIPAVPKPQSSTKLLMSTATPAASSSSVPSAPGGDQPSSTAFIPLISTRVSLRKTRQPPERIASGTITKGVVLESTEALRIAISKNSEQMASHSAVLEAGKNLYTFCVSYVDSIQQMRNKFAFREAINKLENNLRELQICPATAGSGPAATQDFSKLLSSVKEISDIVQR
- the ABL1 gene encoding tyrosine-protein kinase ABL1 isoform X3, with the protein product MGLTGSKRFHEALQRPVVSDFEPQGLSEAARWNSKENLLSCPSENDPHLFVALYDFVASGDNTLSITKGEKLRVLGYNHNGEWCEAQTKNGQGWVPSNYITPVNSLEKHSWYHGPVSRNAAEYLLSSGINGSFLVRESESSPGQRSISLRYEGRVYHYRINTASDGKLYVSSESRFNTLAELVHHHSTVADGLITTLHYPAPKRNKPTIYGVSPNYDKWEIERTDITMKHKLGGGQYGEVYEGVWKKYNLTVAVKTLKEDTMEVEEFLKEAAVMKEIKHPNLVQLLGVCTREPPFYIITEFMTYGNLLDYLRECNRQEVNAVVLLYMATQISSAMEYLEKKNFIHRDLAARNCLVGENHLVKVADFGLSRLMTGDTYTAHAGAKFPIKWTAPESLAYNKFSIKSDVWAFGVLLWEIATYGMSPYPGIDLSQVYELLEKDYRMERPEGCPEKVYELMRACWQWSPSDRPSFAEIHQAFETMFQESSISDEVEKELGKKGMRSVVSNFLQAPELPTKTRTSRRAAESKDANESLETAHARGQGECDPLEHEPAISPLLPRKERVAMESSLNEDERLLPKDKKPNLFSALIKKKKKTAPTPPKRSSSFREMDGHSDRKAGGEEEGRDAGNGAFVAPPTDSADPSKFQSPSNGAGVTNGVVAGNSGFLSPHLRKKSSTMSISRGVAGDEESSSNSSKRFLRSCSASCVPHGAKDTEWKSVTLPRDLQSTGRQFDSSTFGGHKSEKPALPRKRANEAKTDTAVRGTVTPPPRLLKKNEETTDDVFRDAESSPGSSPPTLTPKLGRRQPAAPPSSSVLHKDDGVKSSALGTTVTMDQGSAAKPNSAGFAGASKASTEEPRMRRLKQTSESAGKDKGKLSKLKPAPPLPLSSSSIGKPGKVSHSPSHEAAADVVSGPKSKQLTQVADAVSSDAVKPNQSGEGVKKLGIPAVPKPQSSTKLLMSTATPAASSSSVPSAPGGDQPSSTAFIPLISTRVSLRKTRQPPERIASGTITKGVVLESTEALRIAISKNSEQMASHSAVLEAGKNLYTFCVSYVDSIQQMRNKFAFREAINKLENNLRELQICPATAGSGPAATQDFSKLLSSVKEISDIVQR
- the ABL1 gene encoding tyrosine-protein kinase ABL1 isoform X2; protein product: MKMLEICLKLVGCKSKKGLSSSSSCYLEEALQRPVVSDFEPQGLSEAARWNSKENLLSCPSENDPHLFVALYDFVASGDNTLSITKGEKLRVLGYNHNGEWCEAQTKNGQGWVPSNYITPVNSLEKHSWYHGPVSRNAAEYLLSSGINGSFLVRESESSPGQRSISLRYEGRVYHYRINTASDGKLYVSSESRFNTLAELVHHHSTVADGLITTLHYPAPKRNKPTIYGVSPNYDKWEIERTDITMKHKLGGGQYGEVYEGVWKKYNLTVAVKTLKEDTMEVEEFLKEAAVMKEIKHPNLVQLLGVCTREPPFYIITEFMTYGNLLDYLRECNRQEVNAVVLLYMATQISSAMEYLEKKNFIHRDLAARNCLVGENHLVKVADFGLSRLMTGDTYTAHAGAKFPIKWTAPESLAYNKFSIKSDVWAFGVLLWEIATYGMSPYPGIDLSQVYELLEKDYRMERPEGCPEKVYELMRACWQWSPSDRPSFAEIHQAFETMFQESSISDEVEKELGKKGMRSVVSNFLQAPELPTKTRTSRRAAESKDANESLETAHARGQGECDPLEHEPAISPLLPRKERVAMESSLNEDERLLPKDKKPNLFSALIKKKKKTAPTPPKRSSSFREMDGHSDRKAGGEEEGRDAGNGAFVAPPTDSADPSKFQSPSNGAGVTNGVVAGNSGFLSPHLRKKSSTMSISRGVAGDEESSSNSSKRFLRSCSASCVPHGAKDTEWKSVTLPRDLQSTGRQFDSSTFGGHKSEKPALPRKRANEAKTDTAVRGTVTPPPRLLKKNEETTDDVFRDAESSPGSSPPTLTPKLGRRQPAAPPSSSVLHKDDGVKSSALGTTVTMDQGSAAKPNSAGFAGASKASTEEPRMRRLKQTSESAGKDKGKLSKLKPAPPLPLSSSSIGKPGKVSHSPSHEAAADVVSGPKSKQLTQVADAVSSDAVKPNQSGEGVKKLGIPAVPKPQSSTKLLMSTATPAASSSSVPSAPGGDQPSSTAFIPLISTRVSLRKTRQPPERIASGTITKGVVLESTEALRIAISKNSEQMASHSAVLEAGKNLYTFCVSYVDSIQQMRNKFAFREAINKLENNLRELQICPATAGSGPAATQDFSKLLSSVKEISDIVQR